In Cycloclasticus sp., a single genomic region encodes these proteins:
- a CDS encoding EAL domain-containing protein, which yields MNKSLWRWILMAMLVSSILAAYVILNIIENKVAAFVEGQVDQIQEGINQRFKTFDAMLKTNEGNLDKHLNKILPELAKALRRRENLELWSPAELGELAQHYNVSEVYIINKATRVIASSFKADLGFELGTVSSGLRGFLVGLSSSKTDVAVIDRINASSKTGILNKYAYFSPADSTYIFEVSVEIKPYLEGVHSSEYVRFIFDEMFADRIGDQLLLKSVDLFIVNNLAVLPFAGNAKPISRSAIPDIPSLGFIKKVTNNDVEYFSRLRLDGTLLDNEAYFMAVRVRYDHNAAHEIALDIIVSNFLIFGFTLLTMLALIHLVLVKNIDRRVAIINKSLKRISVGDYDELCEVGGNDEIAYIADRVNTMSGLLSSREAELNEVQNTLEIKVLERTANLYKEIERRKEAEIKLNVLATTDPLTELPNRRMLDQYVERALISTQRSKDVLAVLFLDLDNFKYVNDSLGHSAGDVLLKTIAFRLSNAIRSSDVAGRFGGDEFVILLQNLKGDRDTIAQHVQTIVEQILEIVHEEIPLGHHVHHCTMSIGVALSNNHSSVEMLYKQADAAMYRAKEAGKNTFSFYEKSMQERADERLIIEKGIRQAIKDEAFTLNYQPQINAEGQLVGVEALIRWQNAEGGFVPPDRFIPVAEEIGLIVPIGDWVLFEACRQFVKWQELGMTVPHISVNVSAKQFQQSDFVEHTHGIVKANGVAPSSICLEITETATIGDERTIFERVHGLHEVGFLVSIDDFGTGYSSLNYLKNLPFDQLKIDKSYIDGIGQNENDSAIVKMIISMTHHLGAKLIAEGVETKEQLDYLAENGCLEYQGYYFSKPLSADGFEAYARGLEH from the coding sequence ATGAATAAATCACTTTGGCGCTGGATTTTGATGGCTATGCTTGTTTCAAGCATATTGGCTGCGTACGTTATTTTAAATATTATCGAAAACAAAGTAGCGGCTTTTGTTGAGGGACAGGTTGATCAAATTCAAGAGGGCATTAATCAACGTTTTAAAACGTTTGATGCCATGCTTAAAACAAATGAGGGGAACCTTGACAAACATTTAAACAAAATCTTGCCTGAGTTAGCCAAAGCGCTAAGACGCAGAGAAAATCTTGAACTGTGGTCTCCGGCTGAATTAGGGGAGTTAGCTCAGCATTATAATGTTAGTGAAGTCTATATTATCAATAAAGCCACAAGGGTGATCGCAAGCAGCTTTAAAGCAGATTTAGGGTTTGAGCTTGGGACAGTGTCCTCTGGCCTTCGTGGTTTTTTAGTGGGCTTATCATCCAGTAAAACGGACGTAGCGGTCATAGATAGAATCAATGCGTCATCAAAAACAGGCATATTAAATAAGTACGCCTATTTTTCACCCGCTGATAGCACTTATATATTTGAAGTATCTGTTGAAATTAAACCGTATCTTGAAGGCGTACATTCGAGTGAATACGTGAGGTTTATTTTTGATGAAATGTTTGCGGACCGAATTGGAGACCAGCTCCTATTAAAATCAGTAGACTTGTTTATTGTTAACAATCTTGCGGTGTTGCCATTTGCTGGCAACGCAAAGCCTATTTCACGCAGCGCAATACCGGATATACCGTCATTGGGCTTTATAAAGAAAGTAACGAATAACGACGTGGAGTATTTTTCACGACTACGTTTAGACGGGACGCTGCTTGATAACGAGGCGTACTTCATGGCTGTTCGTGTGCGCTATGACCATAACGCAGCGCATGAAATAGCACTGGATATCATCGTTTCTAACTTCTTAATATTTGGTTTTACCTTATTAACAATGCTTGCATTAATACATTTAGTGCTGGTTAAAAATATCGACAGGCGTGTAGCAATTATTAATAAATCTCTCAAAAGAATATCAGTTGGTGATTACGACGAGCTATGTGAGGTAGGCGGTAATGATGAGATTGCCTACATAGCTGATCGAGTGAATACCATGAGTGGGTTATTGTCGAGTCGTGAAGCAGAGCTTAATGAGGTGCAGAATACACTTGAGATCAAAGTGCTAGAGCGAACAGCAAACTTATATAAAGAAATTGAGAGACGCAAGGAAGCAGAGATAAAACTTAACGTTCTTGCAACAACGGATCCACTGACAGAGCTACCCAATCGTCGTATGTTGGACCAGTACGTGGAGCGTGCGCTTATATCTACTCAGCGCAGTAAGGATGTGCTGGCGGTGTTATTTTTAGACCTTGATAACTTTAAGTATGTTAATGATTCTTTAGGGCATAGCGCCGGTGATGTGTTGCTTAAAACGATTGCATTTCGTCTATCTAACGCCATTCGATCAAGTGATGTTGCAGGTCGCTTTGGTGGTGATGAATTTGTCATTTTATTGCAGAACTTAAAAGGAGATCGAGACACTATTGCACAACACGTTCAAACTATTGTTGAGCAGATATTAGAGATAGTTCACGAGGAAATACCGCTGGGTCATCATGTGCATCATTGCACCATGAGTATAGGTGTGGCGCTAAGCAATAATCATTCTTCAGTTGAAATGTTATACAAGCAAGCTGATGCGGCCATGTATCGGGCTAAAGAGGCAGGGAAAAACACTTTTTCTTTCTACGAAAAAAGTATGCAAGAGCGTGCAGATGAAAGGTTAATCATTGAGAAGGGAATACGGCAAGCAATAAAAGATGAGGCGTTCACATTAAACTACCAACCTCAAATAAATGCAGAGGGTCAGTTGGTTGGTGTGGAGGCACTTATTCGTTGGCAAAATGCGGAAGGGGGGTTTGTGCCACCAGATAGGTTTATTCCCGTTGCAGAAGAAATTGGTTTGATAGTGCCTATTGGTGATTGGGTGCTTTTTGAAGCGTGCAGACAATTTGTTAAGTGGCAAGAGCTCGGTATGACCGTGCCGCATATATCAGTGAATGTCAGTGCCAAGCAATTTCAACAATCAGATTTTGTGGAGCATACGCATGGTATCGTTAAAGCGAATGGTGTTGCTCCATCGTCAATATGTTTAGAAATAACAGAAACTGCTACGATTGGCGATGAACGTACCATTTTTGAACGAGTTCATGGCTTGCACGAAGTTGGCTTCTTGGTATCTATTGATGATTTTGGCACCGGCTATTCATCACTTAATTACCTAAAAAACCTGCCGTTCGATCAGCTTAAAATTGATAAGTCATATATTGATGGAATTGGCCAAAATGAGAACGACTCAGCAATTGTGAAAATGATAATCAGCATGACGCATCACTTAGGCGCTAAACTTATTGCTGAAGGAGTGGAGACAAAAGAGCAACTAGATTATTTGGCTGAGAATGGTTGTTTGGAATATCAAGGGTATTATTTTAGTAAACCGCTGTCAGCTGATGGTTTTGAGGCGTATGCAAGGGGTTTAGAGCATTAG
- a CDS encoding tyrosine-type recombinase/integrase encodes MFSYYGSPIKKANTKAWRKALVKAGIESLRWHDLRHTYASWHIQTGTTFHVLQKLGGWSDIRMVQKYAYLNTSHIAGFANNITLPKEEKIAIRTLSGTPDRAHKKAARQ; translated from the coding sequence GTGTTTAGCTACTACGGCAGTCCTATAAAAAAAGCTAATACGAAAGCATGGCGTAAAGCCTTAGTGAAGGCAGGCATTGAGAGTTTACGCTGGCATGATCTACGTCATACATACGCTAGCTGGCACATTCAAACAGGTACAACCTTTCATGTGCTTCAAAAATTAGGTGGATGGTCAGATATACGAATGGTGCAAAAATATGCCTATTTAAACACCTCCCATATTGCTGGGTTTGCAAACAATATAACCTTACCGAAGGAGGAGAAAATAGCGATTCGCACATTATCCGGCACGCCGGATCGTGCGCACAAAAAAGCAGCTAGACAATGA